CACGGGTTTCTGTTTAGAAAGAATTCCAGTACCAGAATATCCTTTTCTTTCGGCGCTATTACTAAACAGTTCATAATCTGTAATTTCTTTCAATGCTTCGGCAACCTGATCATCTTGCGCCTTGGTTTCTTGAACACAAAACACATCGGCATCAAATTCCTTTACAATATCCTCAAATCCCTTTTTAACCGAAGCCCTAATTCCATTAACGTTCCACGATACTAATTTCATGCTTGCTATTTAGTTGTTCATTAATTCCTCTATCTCATCTGCCTTAATCGGAATATTCGCCATTAAGTTAAAAGGTTCTCCTTTTTCTTGAATAACCACATCATCTTCTAAACGAATACCCATATTTTCTGCAGGTATATAAATACCCGGCTCTACGGTAAATACCATATTGGCTGTCATTGGTGTTTTCAAAGCCCCATAATCATGCGTATTCAGACCAATATGGTGACTTGTACCGTGCATGAAGTATTTCTTGTATGCAGGCCATTCGGGATTTTCATTTTGTACATCGGCTTTATCCAACAAACCAAGACCTAAAAGTTCTGAGGTCATTATTTTACCACATTCCTTGTGATATTCTGCCCAAAGCGTACCCGGCACCAACATTTTGGTAGCATCGTCTTTTACACGTAAAACAGCATTGTACACCTCTTTTTGGCGTTTGGTAAATTTTCCGCTTACAGGTATAGTTCTAGTAAGATCACTAGAATAATTGGCATATTCTGCAGCAGTATCCATCAAAATTAAATCACCAGCATTACATGCCTTGTTATTCTCTAAATAATGTAACACATTAGCATTATTACCAGATGCAATAATTGGCGGATAAGCAAAACCTTTAGATTTGTTTCTTATGAACTCATGTAGCAACTCTGCCTCAATTTCATACTCCATCACCCCTGGTTTCACAAAACTTAGTAGTCTTCGAAATCCTTTTTCAGTGATATTACATGCCGTTTGCATAATATCAATTTCCTCAGGCTCTTTTACACCTCTAATTTCCTGCAAAATAGGATTACTCTTTGCTACGCGATGAGCAGGATATTCACGCTTACATTTTTCAATAAACCGATCTTCTCTAGTCTGTGTTTCTACCGCCTGCCTGTAATGCTCGTTTGTATTGAAATAAATAGTCTCGGCTTCGGTCATGAGATCGAAGAAGATTTTATCAAAATCTTGCAACCAACAAATGGTTTCTATACCAGACACTTCCGTAGCCTTTTCTTTGGTTAATTTTTCACCTTCCCAAATGGCAATATGCTCATTGGTTTCACGAACAAACAAAACTTCGCGATGTTTTTTATTAATGGCATCGGGAAACAACACCAGTATCGTTTCTTCTTGATCAGCACCAGATAGGTAAAATATATCTCTATGTTGCTCAAAAGGCAAAACACTATCGGCTCCTATCGGGTAAATATCGTTAGAGTTAAAAACTGCAATACTTTTAGGTTGCATGCGGTCCATAAACTTCTTACGGTTCTTTATAAATAGGGAGTTAGGTATTTGATCGTATTTCATGAATTTATATTTTGATATAAAATTACGCATTATGTGTTGTTTCCTTAAAAAATAGGGCATGGAATTATAAAATTTACAAGAATGTTAGCACAACTTCTTAGCTACAAAATGGCTAACTTGTATACCTAAACCAAACAAAGACAACTCATGAGAAAAATTGCTTACCTCATCTTAGGTGCACTATGCCTACAGGCATGTTCAGAAACACCAAAAGAAGAAACACAATCCGATCTTTTTGCCCGTATTGATACCGAAATAAAACAAAATTCCAAAGGCTATAACACATTAAAGGAAGCTACAGAAACTATAGGTCATAGGTTAACAGGATCAACCAACGGTGCACAGGCAGAAGAATACACCTATAACAAATTCAAGGAATATGGCTTTGAAGATGTTGTTTACCAAACTTTTGAAGTTGAGGCATGGGCAAGAGGCGAAGTTTCTTTAACCATCAACGAGGATGATGTTAAGGTAGTGACCTTAGGTCATGCACCTGTAGAGGCACACGTTACCGGTGAAATTGTAGACATGGGCAATGGACTGGATGCAGACTACGCTGCCAACCCAGATGCCGTAAAAGGAAAAATAGCTTTGGTATATATTAATATTCTACCAGGTAGCGAAGAAGGGTTAAGCAATTTACACCGTAGCGAGAAAACGGCTTTAGCCATAAAATATGGTGCTATTGGCATTATTATCATTAACCAAGTGGATAATGGCGTTTTACTTACAGGTACAGCTTCCGTTACCGGAGAGTTAATTCCAATACCTGCCGTATGTATTGGCAAGGAAGATGGCATGGCATTAAAAGAAACGTTGAAGACCAAAAAAGCTACCGCCAAAATTGATATGACCAATACAAGCGATATGATTAAGGCAAGAAACGTAGTTGCAACATTACCAGGTACAGAAATACCTCAAGAAGAAATTGTCATTGGTGGTCATTTAGATTCTTGGGATCTGGCTACCGGTGCCATAGATAACGGTATTGGTTCATTTGCGGTGCTTGATATTGCAAGAGCCTTCAAGGCTAATAATCTACAACCAAAAAGAACCGTGAAGTTTGTTATGTTCATGGGAGAGGAACAAGGTTTACTAGGTTCTAAATATTTGGTAGAACAAGCTGTTGAAAACAATACCATTGAGAACATTAAATATATGATGAACCTAGATATGTCCGGTAACCCAATAGGTATGAATGCCGGCGGTAAATTAGATAATGAACAGTTTTTTAAAGATTTAGGTGCTGCCATTCAAAAACAGGATACTATTTATCAAAACAAATTCTCCAACAAATCTGGGCTACATAGCGATCACCAACCATTTATGCTTGAAGGTGTGCCCATTTTATCGGTACATAGTAATTTAGACCGTTCTATCTACGGATGTTACCATTCTGATTGTGACGATTTTCATTTGGTGAATGAAGACCATATGAAAAATACGGCACGTTTTGGCACAATGATGCTGTATGCTCTAGCAAATGCCGATACTTTACCAGCAACAAAAATGGATAGTGAAACTACCAAAGAATTCATGATCAAAAATGATTTAAAAGAGAAATTGATCATTGGCAACGAATGGAAATGGGAAGAGTAATCTCCATCAAAAGAATATTATTAAGGCAGGGCATTGTACCCGCATTACTCTGCCTTTCTTTTTTAGCAGGATGCTCTCAGCAGCCTGAAGAAAAACCAGTAGATTATTTTGAGCTTGTTCGTCCAGAATTCACTGGCAAGCTTGCCTATGAAACTACAGATTTTGTAGAAGATTATTGGCGTGTTGTGGGCAACACCGGTTTTAATAAAACAATTCACCTTATTGCAGATCGTCTAAAAGCAGCAGGTTATGTATTAGAAGAGGAAGCAACAACTGGTGACCGGTTTACCTACCGTATTGAAAAGCGAGCAATGAGCCGCCAAACCTGGGAACCTGTTTCGGCATCATTACAAATTGTAGGTCAAGAAATGCCCTTACTACTTTCGCAAACCAATAGAAACATGACCTATTTAAATTCGGCTTCTACCTCAAAAGAAGGTATTAAGGCAGATGTTCTATGGGTAACATCTGTTGAAGATATGGAGTCCGCCTCCATGAAAGGCAAAGTAGTTTTTGCAGAAATGAGTGCTAGAAAATTGTACAAAACCGCAATGAAAAACGGGGCAATAGGAATTCTCACCTACGACAACCCTGGGTATTTACAACCAGAGAAAAATACCACTTCAATTCAATTTAGAAGTCTTCCTTCACCATCTGATAGTGATTTCTGGGGCATTGCCCTGTCATATGAAGCAAAAGAAAAATTAGTGGCGCAACTTAAAACAGGTGCTACTGAAGTTCTAGTAAAGATAGAAACCAAAAGATATCCATCCGAAGAACTGACCATTGTTGCTGATATTAAAGGAAGTGAATTGCCCAATGAACGTTTGGTGTACAGCGCACATGTTCAAGAACCCGGCGCAAATGACAACGCAACGGGTGTTGGCACGCAATTAGAAATGGCTAAAACCGCAGCCAAATTATTCGGCGAAAATAAAATAGCATTTAAAAGAACCATGACTTTTTTATGGGGCGATGAAATTGTTTCTACCAACCGGTATATTCAAGAAGATCCTGAACGTGCAAAAGGAATTAAATGGGGAATTAGTCTTGATATGGTAGGCGAAAATACTACAATAACAGGCGGCACTTTCTTGATTGAAAAAATGCCAGACCCAAGTGCTATTTGGACTCGTGGCAATGATAAACACAGTGAATGGGGCGGTGATGTTTTAAAGTTAGAAGACATGAAACCACACTATTTGAATGATTTTATAACATCGACCTTTAAAAAACAGGGCAATTTTGCGAATTGGGTGGTAGAAACCAACCCGTTTGAAGGTGGAAGTGACCACACTCCTTTTTTACAAGCTGATATACCCGGACTTTTACTTTGGCATTTTACAGACCAATTTTACCATACCGATAATGACCGTATAGACAAGGTTTCAAAAGAAACCATGAAAAATGTGGGTACTGCGGCACTAGTGAGCGGACTCACCCTAGTAAATTCAAATACCGCATTTGCCTTAGAACAAATATCTTTATTGGAACAAAAAGCCATAGATCGTTTACAAACCGAATTTCAGTTAAGCGTAAACGCTATTAAAAATGGCAACGCCATTGAGAATGAAAAGGCTATTCTAGAAGCTTGGGAAGATTGGTACGTTAAAGCTATCTCAACCACCAACGATGTAGTTTCAAAATCAAACGGCAATATTAAAGACGCCATAAAAGAATCACAAACAAGGCTAACAT
The sequence above is a segment of the Maribacter dokdonensis DSW-8 genome. Coding sequences within it:
- a CDS encoding aminopeptidase P family protein; translation: MKYDQIPNSLFIKNRKKFMDRMQPKSIAVFNSNDIYPIGADSVLPFEQHRDIFYLSGADQEETILVLFPDAINKKHREVLFVRETNEHIAIWEGEKLTKEKATEVSGIETICWLQDFDKIFFDLMTEAETIYFNTNEHYRQAVETQTREDRFIEKCKREYPAHRVAKSNPILQEIRGVKEPEEIDIMQTACNITEKGFRRLLSFVKPGVMEYEIEAELLHEFIRNKSKGFAYPPIIASGNNANVLHYLENNKACNAGDLILMDTAAEYANYSSDLTRTIPVSGKFTKRQKEVYNAVLRVKDDATKMLVPGTLWAEYHKECGKIMTSELLGLGLLDKADVQNENPEWPAYKKYFMHGTSHHIGLNTHDYGALKTPMTANMVFTVEPGIYIPAENMGIRLEDDVVIQEKGEPFNLMANIPIKADEIEELMNN
- a CDS encoding M20/M25/M40 family metallo-hydrolase, with translation MRKIAYLILGALCLQACSETPKEETQSDLFARIDTEIKQNSKGYNTLKEATETIGHRLTGSTNGAQAEEYTYNKFKEYGFEDVVYQTFEVEAWARGEVSLTINEDDVKVVTLGHAPVEAHVTGEIVDMGNGLDADYAANPDAVKGKIALVYINILPGSEEGLSNLHRSEKTALAIKYGAIGIIIINQVDNGVLLTGTASVTGELIPIPAVCIGKEDGMALKETLKTKKATAKIDMTNTSDMIKARNVVATLPGTEIPQEEIVIGGHLDSWDLATGAIDNGIGSFAVLDIARAFKANNLQPKRTVKFVMFMGEEQGLLGSKYLVEQAVENNTIENIKYMMNLDMSGNPIGMNAGGKLDNEQFFKDLGAAIQKQDTIYQNKFSNKSGLHSDHQPFMLEGVPILSVHSNLDRSIYGCYHSDCDDFHLVNEDHMKNTARFGTMMLYALANADTLPATKMDSETTKEFMIKNDLKEKLIIGNEWKWEE
- a CDS encoding M28 family peptidase, which gives rise to MGRVISIKRILLRQGIVPALLCLSFLAGCSQQPEEKPVDYFELVRPEFTGKLAYETTDFVEDYWRVVGNTGFNKTIHLIADRLKAAGYVLEEEATTGDRFTYRIEKRAMSRQTWEPVSASLQIVGQEMPLLLSQTNRNMTYLNSASTSKEGIKADVLWVTSVEDMESASMKGKVVFAEMSARKLYKTAMKNGAIGILTYDNPGYLQPEKNTTSIQFRSLPSPSDSDFWGIALSYEAKEKLVAQLKTGATEVLVKIETKRYPSEELTIVADIKGSELPNERLVYSAHVQEPGANDNATGVGTQLEMAKTAAKLFGENKIAFKRTMTFLWGDEIVSTNRYIQEDPERAKGIKWGISLDMVGENTTITGGTFLIEKMPDPSAIWTRGNDKHSEWGGDVLKLEDMKPHYLNDFITSTFKKQGNFANWVVETNPFEGGSDHTPFLQADIPGLLLWHFTDQFYHTDNDRIDKVSKETMKNVGTAALVSGLTLVNSNTAFALEQISLLEQKAIDRLQTEFQLSVNAIKNGNAIENEKAILEAWEDWYVKAISTTNDVVSKSNGNIKDAIKESQTRLTLKSQELIKNLNTSSKN